From the genome of Candidatus Goldiibacteriota bacterium HGW-Goldbacteria-1, one region includes:
- a CDS encoding elongation factor Tu: EVELIMPIAMEQELRFAIREGGRTVGSGVITKILE, translated from the coding sequence TAGAAGTGGAACTGATAATGCCGATAGCCATGGAACAGGAATTAAGGTTCGCCATCCGCGAAGGCGGAAGGACAGTAGGTTCGGGAGTTATAACAAAGATTCTGGAATAA